The following are encoded together in the Parabacteroides chongii genome:
- a CDS encoding sulfatase, whose protein sequence is MKTDRLIVLASCAALAAAQAQAKKPNVLFLIVDDLRTELGCYGAPQVKTPNIDRLARNSTVFANAYCNVPVSGASRASFLTGVYPKFPERFIDADTYAQTDAPWAIPISQTFRDQGYYATSTGKVFHNTDDHEGTWSEAPWAISPNSKDWAEYNKWELWLNDESGKHLNPKNNRGPYCESADVPDSLYEDNKIARKAISDLQRLQNSDKPFFMAVGFRRPHLPFNAPKKYWDLYKREEIVTADNRYLPEDLPKQVYSSREIFQYTQTGNVDSDDFHREARHAYYACVSFVDAQIGLVLDELDNLGLADNTIVVLVGDHGWHLGEHTFWGKHNLMNHATRAPLIVRMPGTSDGVSRGIVEFVDIYPTLCQACKISCPKSVQGKSFLPLLKDPESKGKAFAFIQWGKGTNVVDGNYSYAEWTDKERRSAGEMLFDHSVDPEENTNVASQTRYRKQTDRFRKAIHQFRTRILKD, encoded by the coding sequence ATGAAGACAGACAGATTAATAGTACTCGCCTCCTGTGCAGCCCTCGCGGCAGCACAGGCTCAGGCAAAAAAGCCGAATGTGCTTTTCCTGATCGTAGACGACCTGCGGACGGAACTGGGATGCTACGGAGCTCCACAAGTGAAAACGCCGAATATCGACCGGTTAGCGCGAAACAGCACAGTCTTTGCAAACGCCTACTGCAATGTACCCGTCAGCGGAGCCTCCCGCGCCAGCTTTCTGACAGGTGTATATCCCAAATTCCCGGAACGCTTCATCGATGCCGACACCTACGCACAGACAGACGCTCCCTGGGCTATCCCCATCTCACAAACGTTCAGGGATCAGGGGTATTACGCCACCTCCACCGGTAAGGTATTCCATAATACCGACGATCATGAAGGTACGTGGAGCGAGGCACCCTGGGCTATCAGTCCAAACAGCAAAGACTGGGCGGAATATAACAAATGGGAATTATGGCTGAACGATGAATCAGGCAAGCACCTGAACCCCAAAAACAACCGGGGACCGTATTGCGAATCGGCTGATGTACCCGACAGTCTGTATGAAGACAACAAAATCGCCCGCAAAGCTATCAGCGACTTACAACGCCTGCAAAATAGTGACAAACCTTTTTTCATGGCAGTAGGCTTCCGGCGCCCCCATCTCCCTTTTAACGCACCTAAGAAATATTGGGATCTATACAAACGAGAGGAGATCGTTACAGCCGACAACCGTTATCTGCCGGAAGACCTGCCTAAGCAGGTGTACAGTTCACGTGAGATTTTCCAGTACACACAGACCGGGAATGTTGACAGTGACGACTTTCACCGTGAAGCGCGGCATGCCTATTATGCCTGTGTCAGCTTCGTCGACGCACAGATCGGGTTGGTTCTGGATGAGCTGGATAATTTGGGACTGGCCGATAATACCATCGTCGTCCTCGTGGGTGATCACGGATGGCATTTGGGTGAACATACTTTCTGGGGAAAGCACAATCTGATGAACCATGCCACACGGGCTCCCCTGATCGTCCGTATGCCCGGAACATCCGACGGAGTTTCCCGCGGCATAGTTGAATTTGTCGACATCTATCCTACCCTCTGCCAGGCATGTAAAATAAGTTGTCCGAAGTCGGTACAGGGTAAAAGTTTTCTCCCGCTTCTGAAAGATCCGGAAAGTAAAGGAAAAGCATTTGCCTTTATCCAATGGGGAAAAGGGACGAATGTAGTCGACGGTAATTACAGCTATGCCGAATGGACCGACAAAGAACGCCGGTCCGCCGGAGAAATGTTGTTTGATCATTCCGTCGATCCGGAAGAGAATACAAATGTCGCCTCCCAGACCAGATACCGGAAACAGACAGACCGTTTCCGGAAAGCAATCCACCAATTCAGAACACGCATATTAAAAGATTAG
- a CDS encoding glycoside hydrolase family 3 N-terminal domain-containing protein, protein MIHKPTVSWLLCLTISAVPCLQAQQKALQDIRIPDTYKVTNKAIYHKGWIDFNKNGKKDIYEDPSAPLDNRIEDLLSQMTVEEKTCQMVTLYGYKRVLKDDLPTPEWKNQLWKDGMGAIDEHLNGFQQWGLPPSDNPYVWPASRHAWALNEVQRFFIEETRLGIPTDFTNEGIRGVESFKATNFPTQLGLGHTWNRSLIRQIGYITGREGRLLGYTNIYAPILDVGRDQRWGRYEEVYGESPYLVAELGIQMAKGMQQDHQVAATSKHYIAYSNNKGGREGMSRVDPQMSPREVENIHVYPFKRVIREAGILGVMSSYNDYDGFPVQSSYYWLTTRLRGEMGFRGYVVSDSDAVEYLYSKHNTAEDMEEAVLQSVEAGLNIRCTFRSPDSYVLPLRKLIKEGAISMETIDSRVRDILRVKFLVGLFDNPYQTDLKQADKEVNSPENQQIALQASKESLVLLKNKDNLLPLDANKISKIAVCGPNADEKSFALTHYGPLAVEVTTVLDGIRNKVKPGTEVLYTKGCDLVDPNWPESELMRFPLSDEEKKEIDLAVENARKSDAVVIVLGGGTRTCGENKSRSSLELPGRQQELLEAVAATGKPVILVLVNGRPLSINWADKFIPSILEAWYPGSQGGIAVADALFGDYNPGGKLTVTFPKTVGQIPFNFPSKPAAQIDGGHNPGMKGNMSRVNGPLYPFGYGLSYTTFEYSDITVHPAVITPNQEVTVKCKITNTGKRAGDEVAQLYVRDLLSSVTTYEKKLCGFERVGLEPGETKEVTFILHPRELQLYNKENQWVVEPGDFKIMVGASSEDIRLNERIRVIKYGKGDSGVTTTSGFGKSVNASTSPETAVQVLDKNFSTAWSAGKGESITFALENNASPNRISIAWKEKSTDAAFEIQLSSGGGQFLTVYSGKIEATNELKNYRFKGTTASDIRIVITSGNASISEVGIAELKK, encoded by the coding sequence ATGATACACAAACCGACTGTTTCCTGGCTGTTATGTCTCACGATTTCTGCTGTTCCCTGCCTGCAGGCCCAGCAGAAAGCATTACAAGATATCCGCATCCCGGACACTTACAAAGTAACAAACAAGGCTATTTACCATAAAGGTTGGATCGACTTCAACAAAAATGGCAAGAAAGACATTTACGAAGACCCGTCGGCTCCACTCGACAACCGTATCGAAGATCTATTGTCACAGATGACGGTCGAAGAGAAAACCTGCCAGATGGTAACCTTATACGGCTATAAACGGGTACTGAAAGACGACCTGCCCACCCCTGAATGGAAAAATCAGTTGTGGAAAGACGGCATGGGTGCCATCGACGAACATCTGAACGGTTTCCAGCAATGGGGATTGCCGCCATCCGACAATCCATACGTATGGCCGGCTTCACGCCACGCATGGGCTTTGAATGAAGTACAGCGTTTCTTTATCGAAGAAACACGCCTCGGTATCCCTACCGACTTTACGAACGAAGGGATCAGAGGAGTTGAAAGTTTCAAAGCGACCAATTTTCCGACTCAGCTGGGATTGGGTCACACCTGGAACCGCAGCCTGATCCGCCAGATCGGTTATATCACCGGACGTGAAGGCCGCCTGCTGGGTTACACCAATATTTATGCCCCCATCCTGGATGTGGGACGCGACCAACGCTGGGGCCGCTATGAAGAAGTATACGGAGAAAGCCCCTATCTGGTAGCCGAACTGGGTATCCAGATGGCTAAAGGAATGCAACAGGACCATCAGGTGGCTGCCACGTCAAAACACTATATAGCTTACAGCAACAACAAAGGAGGACGTGAAGGGATGTCGCGCGTCGATCCGCAGATGTCACCGCGCGAGGTCGAAAATATCCATGTCTATCCATTCAAACGGGTAATTCGCGAAGCCGGAATCTTAGGAGTCATGAGTTCTTACAATGACTACGACGGCTTTCCCGTTCAAAGCAGCTATTACTGGCTGACAACCCGTCTGCGGGGTGAAATGGGATTCCGCGGCTATGTGGTATCAGACAGCGATGCCGTAGAATACCTGTATTCCAAACATAATACGGCAGAAGATATGGAAGAAGCCGTTCTTCAAAGTGTTGAAGCCGGTTTGAACATACGTTGTACCTTCCGTTCGCCCGATTCTTATGTCCTGCCGTTGCGCAAGCTGATCAAAGAGGGAGCTATCAGCATGGAAACGATCGACAGCCGTGTCCGTGATATCCTGCGGGTTAAGTTCCTTGTCGGACTATTCGACAATCCTTACCAGACCGACCTGAAACAAGCCGACAAAGAAGTGAACAGCCCGGAAAATCAGCAAATAGCCTTACAGGCTTCAAAAGAATCCCTGGTCTTACTGAAGAATAAAGACAATCTGCTACCTCTGGATGCGAATAAAATCAGCAAAATAGCCGTTTGCGGTCCCAATGCCGATGAAAAGTCTTTTGCCCTGACCCATTATGGCCCGTTAGCCGTAGAAGTCACAACTGTCCTGGATGGCATCCGCAACAAGGTCAAACCCGGCACGGAAGTTCTATACACAAAAGGATGCGACCTGGTAGACCCAAACTGGCCGGAGTCTGAACTGATGCGTTTCCCGCTCAGTGATGAGGAAAAGAAAGAGATCGACCTCGCCGTAGAAAACGCCCGAAAAAGTGATGCCGTTGTCATAGTTCTGGGTGGAGGCACCCGGACCTGCGGAGAAAACAAATCACGTTCCAGCCTGGAACTGCCGGGACGGCAACAGGAATTACTGGAAGCAGTAGCAGCCACCGGAAAACCGGTTATCCTGGTACTGGTCAACGGTCGTCCGCTTTCAATCAACTGGGCGGACAAGTTCATTCCTTCCATACTCGAAGCATGGTATCCCGGCTCACAGGGCGGTATAGCCGTTGCAGATGCCCTATTCGGAGATTATAACCCGGGAGGTAAACTGACCGTCACTTTCCCGAAGACAGTCGGACAAATACCATTTAACTTCCCGAGTAAACCTGCGGCACAGATAGACGGCGGGCATAATCCGGGTATGAAAGGAAATATGTCACGTGTAAACGGTCCGCTCTATCCGTTCGGTTACGGACTAAGTTATACTACTTTTGAATATTCCGACATCACTGTGCACCCGGCTGTCATCACTCCAAACCAGGAAGTGACGGTCAAATGCAAAATCACGAACACGGGGAAAAGGGCTGGTGACGAGGTTGCCCAATTATATGTGCGCGATCTGCTCAGCTCCGTAACGACCTACGAAAAGAAACTTTGCGGATTCGAACGTGTCGGGCTGGAACCGGGAGAAACCAAAGAAGTCACTTTCATCCTCCATCCCCGCGAACTACAGTTATATAATAAAGAGAACCAATGGGTGGTTGAACCGGGAGATTTCAAGATTATGGTAGGAGCCTCGTCAGAAGATATCCGGCTGAATGAACGTATCCGCGTGATAAAATATGGAAAAGGCGATTCGGGCGTAACCACCACTTCCGGTTTTGGTAAATCGGTGAATGCCAGTACTTCGCCCGAAACAGCGGTACAGGTCCTGGATAAGAATTTTTCAACCGCCTGGAGTGCCGGAAAAGGAGAATCCATTACATTCGCCCTTGAAAACAATGCATCTCCCAACCGTATCTCCATCGCATGGAAAGAAAAGAGTACGGATGCCGCTTTCGAGATACAGCTTTCCAGTGGCGGCGGCCAGTTCCTGACCGTTTATTCGGGAAAGATTGAAGCGACCAACGAGCTGAAAAACTACCGGTTCAAAGGTACAACAGCCAGTGATATCCGAATCGTAATCACTTCCGGCAATGCTTCCATCTCTGAAGTAGGAATTGCTGAATTGAAAAAATAA
- a CDS encoding DUF3575 domain-containing protein: MKKFFLIGATLFLSLYASAQHVALKNNIVYDATATPNLGLEVGLGKKVTMDLSAGYNPFEFSNDKQFKHWLAHAGVRFWTCEKFNGTFIGVHALGGQYDVAGFKLPFDMFKKLRDHRYDGYMYGGGVSIGHQWILNKRWGIEGEIGAGYARMHYDEYAKGKDMPKLRTGNHNYWGVTKASISFIYFIH; encoded by the coding sequence ATGAAGAAATTCTTTTTAATAGGAGCAACGTTATTCCTTTCTTTATATGCTAGCGCACAGCATGTTGCATTAAAGAATAATATCGTCTACGATGCCACCGCCACTCCAAACCTCGGTCTGGAAGTAGGACTGGGAAAAAAGGTCACAATGGACCTTTCTGCGGGTTACAACCCATTTGAGTTTAGTAACGACAAACAATTCAAGCACTGGCTTGCCCATGCAGGTGTCCGGTTCTGGACTTGCGAAAAGTTCAACGGAACGTTCATCGGAGTTCACGCACTGGGCGGACAATATGACGTAGCCGGATTCAAGCTGCCGTTCGACATGTTCAAGAAATTGCGCGACCATCGATACGACGGTTATATGTATGGCGGCGGAGTAAGTATCGGTCATCAATGGATCCTAAACAAACGTTGGGGTATCGAAGGTGAGATCGGTGCCGGTTACGCCCGTATGCATTACGACGAATACGCAAAAGGCAAAGACATGCCGAAACTTCGAACAGGTAACCACAATTACTGGGGTGTGACGAAAGCGTCTATCTCCTTTATCTATTTTATCCACTAA
- a CDS encoding DUF3868 domain-containing protein: MKNLFYIATVLLCTTYGSMQAQTVSPDGIAYSDLQIKKEGSEVVLSTTANLTNMNLKSQNMVIITPVLQSADKANTVKFDPFVITGKKRMKALNREMSFGAEPFAQTPTVIFRHKKNEVESIPMTLTVPYESWMRNASLVMQANTTGCASCDVASNITPLSSRILPPVVAPTYELSYVTPPAEPVKQRSETHSAYLNFEVGKSVLLHDFKNNAAELKSVNKIVNEVRNDKNLKFTEFNITGYASPEGGYDYNMKLSESRAKAFAAYMKDKEDMNPSLMKVNWEGEDWIGLRNTIKASNLSDRDEILKVLDISDINKRKAQLKALNGGRTYRMLLDDYYPALRRIDYTLAYIARPFDVNEAKQVIKTKPQYLSLNEMFVVANTYPKDSPEFKEVFDIAVRLYPTDPVAQQNTAALEIERGATEAGIERLQKINTPEAWNNLGVAYAKKKEYQKALEYFSKAANAGVKAAAENQEGLSNWLKEQ, encoded by the coding sequence ATGAAGAATTTATTTTATATTGCTACCGTTTTGTTGTGCACCACGTATGGAAGCATGCAAGCGCAGACTGTTAGCCCGGACGGTATAGCATACAGCGACCTGCAAATAAAGAAAGAAGGCAGCGAGGTTGTATTGTCGACGACTGCCAACCTCACAAACATGAACCTGAAATCGCAGAACATGGTAATCATCACCCCGGTGCTTCAATCGGCAGACAAAGCAAATACAGTCAAGTTCGACCCGTTTGTCATTACCGGCAAGAAACGTATGAAGGCACTCAACCGTGAGATGTCTTTCGGTGCCGAACCGTTCGCACAGACACCGACCGTGATCTTCCGCCACAAGAAAAACGAAGTGGAATCGATCCCTATGACGCTGACCGTACCTTACGAAAGCTGGATGCGTAACGCCTCGCTCGTGATGCAGGCGAATACCACCGGATGTGCATCCTGTGATGTAGCCAGCAATATCACTCCGCTGTCGTCACGCATATTGCCTCCGGTAGTTGCACCGACTTACGAACTGAGTTATGTGACTCCTCCGGCAGAACCGGTAAAACAGCGTAGTGAAACACACTCGGCTTATCTGAACTTCGAAGTGGGCAAATCTGTCCTGCTGCATGACTTCAAGAATAACGCCGCCGAGTTGAAAAGCGTAAATAAGATCGTCAATGAAGTACGTAACGACAAGAACCTGAAGTTCACAGAGTTTAATATCACAGGATATGCTTCACCGGAAGGCGGCTACGACTATAATATGAAACTGTCGGAAAGCCGTGCCAAGGCATTTGCCGCTTACATGAAAGATAAGGAAGATATGAACCCGTCGCTGATGAAGGTAAACTGGGAAGGTGAAGACTGGATCGGTTTGCGCAACACGATCAAAGCATCCAACCTGTCCGACCGCGATGAAATCCTGAAAGTACTGGATATCTCCGACATCAATAAACGTAAGGCACAGCTCAAAGCCCTGAACGGAGGACGTACGTACCGCATGTTGCTGGACGATTATTATCCTGCCCTGCGTCGTATCGACTATACGCTGGCTTACATTGCCCGTCCGTTCGATGTGAACGAAGCCAAACAGGTAATCAAGACGAAACCTCAGTATCTGAGTCTGAACGAAATGTTCGTGGTAGCCAATACGTACCCGAAAGACAGCCCGGAATTCAAAGAGGTATTCGATATTGCCGTACGCCTCTATCCGACCGATCCGGTTGCACAGCAGAATACTGCCGCTCTTGAGATCGAACGCGGAGCTACTGAAGCCGGCATCGAACGTCTGCAAAAGATCAACACACCGGAAGCCTGGAACAACCTCGGTGTAGCCTACGCCAAGAAAAAAGAGTATCAGAAAGCACTCGAATATTTCAGCAAGGCTGCCAATGCTGGTGTCAAAGCCGCAGCCGAAAACCAGGAAGGGTTGAGCAACTGGCTGAAAGAACAATGA
- a CDS encoding NAD(P)H-dependent flavin oxidoreductase, whose amino-acid sequence MKTLTIGDLKPRFPIIQGGMGVGISLSGLASAVANEGGIGVISAAGLGLLYKKLSPNYTEAGNLGLAEEIRKAREKAKGIIGVNVMVALSDFAELVKTSIAEKVDIIFSGAGLPLDLPSFLKKDSVTKLVPIVSSARAVRIICEKWKNNYDYLPDAVVLEGPKAGGHLGYKENQLEDEHFSLEELLPQVVHEVSLFEEKYNKSIPVIAAGGIYTGEDIKRMMDLGASGVQLGTRFVTTTECDASDAFKESYIKAEEKDIEIIKSPVGMPGRAIHCNFLEKVKAGIKQPKACPFNCIKTCDISRSPYCIVTALYNAFKGNFENGYAFAGSNAWKTSRIMSVRETINELINEWKSKE is encoded by the coding sequence ATGAAGACATTAACAATCGGAGATCTCAAACCCCGTTTCCCAATTATCCAAGGTGGGATGGGCGTAGGAATATCTCTATCCGGCTTAGCCTCGGCCGTTGCAAATGAAGGTGGGATTGGCGTTATCTCCGCAGCCGGTCTCGGACTTTTATATAAGAAATTATCTCCTAATTACACTGAAGCCGGCAATTTGGGCCTGGCTGAAGAGATCCGTAAAGCTCGTGAAAAGGCAAAAGGTATCATCGGTGTAAACGTAATGGTAGCCTTGTCAGACTTTGCCGAACTGGTGAAGACAAGTATCGCCGAAAAGGTGGATATTATCTTCAGTGGTGCAGGTCTGCCGCTCGACTTACCCTCTTTCCTGAAGAAAGACAGTGTGACGAAGCTCGTGCCCATCGTATCGAGTGCACGTGCCGTACGCATCATCTGCGAGAAATGGAAAAACAACTACGACTACCTGCCCGACGCTGTCGTGCTGGAAGGTCCGAAAGCCGGCGGTCACCTCGGTTACAAGGAGAACCAGCTGGAAGACGAACATTTCTCACTGGAAGAGTTACTGCCGCAGGTAGTACACGAAGTTTCTCTCTTCGAAGAGAAATACAACAAGAGTATCCCGGTAATTGCAGCAGGAGGCATTTATACGGGTGAAGATATCAAACGCATGATGGACCTTGGAGCATCGGGCGTTCAATTAGGAACCCGTTTCGTCACGACTACCGAGTGTGATGCTTCCGACGCTTTCAAGGAAAGCTATATTAAAGCGGAAGAGAAGGACATCGAGATCATCAAGAGCCCGGTCGGTATGCCCGGTCGTGCGATCCATTGCAACTTCCTCGAAAAGGTGAAAGCAGGGATCAAGCAACCGAAAGCGTGTCCTTTCAACTGCATCAAGACGTGCGACATTTCGCGAAGTCCTTATTGCATCGTCACGGCTTTGTACAACGCTTTCAAAGGAAACTTTGAGAACGGATATGCCTTTGCCGGAAGCAATGCTTGGAAGACCAGCCGCATCATGTCGGTACGCGAGACGATCAACGAACTGATCAACGAGTGGAAATCGAAAGAATGA
- a CDS encoding phosphate ABC transporter substrate-binding protein, with product MKKTILLAAMAIGLFTTNVFAQKIKGSDTCLPVSQTEAENFMNKHKGTKVTVTGGGSGVGISALMEGTTDIAMSSRKMKFDEKVRLQEAKKNAKEVVIAYDALAVVVHPSNKVDNLTREQLEGIFTGKIKNWKEVGGVDMKIVAYSRETSSGTYEFFKESVLKNKNYMNGILSMPATGAIIQSVSQTKGAIGYVGLAYVNKDVKPLHVSYDAGKNYVEPSFANAKNKTYPIVRPLFYYYEAKNEGPVKPFIDYVLSAEGQEIVKKVGYIPVK from the coding sequence ATGAAAAAGACGATTCTTTTGGCTGCTATGGCCATCGGTTTATTTACAACAAATGTATTTGCACAGAAGATCAAAGGAAGTGATACTTGTCTGCCCGTCAGCCAGACGGAGGCCGAGAATTTTATGAATAAGCATAAAGGCACTAAAGTGACCGTAACGGGTGGCGGCTCGGGTGTCGGTATCTCTGCTCTCATGGAAGGAACGACCGATATTGCGATGTCTTCCCGTAAAATGAAATTCGATGAAAAAGTTCGTCTGCAGGAAGCAAAGAAGAATGCAAAGGAGGTGGTGATCGCTTATGATGCCCTGGCGGTAGTCGTTCATCCTTCCAATAAGGTAGACAACCTGACCCGTGAACAGCTGGAAGGAATCTTCACCGGCAAGATCAAGAACTGGAAAGAAGTAGGCGGAGTCGATATGAAGATCGTTGCCTATTCGCGTGAAACTTCTTCCGGTACCTATGAGTTTTTCAAGGAAAGTGTATTGAAGAACAAGAATTATATGAACGGTATCCTGAGTATGCCCGCGACAGGAGCTATCATCCAGTCGGTAAGCCAGACAAAAGGTGCTATCGGCTACGTCGGACTGGCGTATGTCAATAAAGACGTAAAACCGCTTCATGTCTCTTACGATGCCGGAAAGAATTATGTGGAACCTTCTTTTGCCAATGCAAAGAATAAGACCTATCCGATTGTCCGTCCGTTGTTCTACTATTACGAGGCAAAAAACGAAGGTCCTGTGAAACCGTTCATCGATTATGTATTGTCTGCTGAGGGACAGGAAATTGTGAAGAAAGTGGGTTATATCCCGGTTAAATAG
- a CDS encoding type II toxin-antitoxin system YafQ family toxin, with translation MYAIEFTRKYLKDLKLARKRNLDESKLNEVISILSKGEALPVKNKDHSLSGDYSGFRECHITPDWLLIYSIDHGLKILELVRTGSHSDLF, from the coding sequence ATGTACGCAATTGAATTTACCCGGAAATATCTGAAAGACCTTAAACTAGCCCGGAAACGAAACCTTGACGAGTCTAAGTTAAACGAAGTGATCTCCATCCTGAGCAAAGGAGAAGCATTACCTGTTAAAAACAAAGATCACTCTCTGAGCGGAGATTACTCCGGGTTCAGAGAGTGTCATATTACACCTGATTGGCTTCTTATTTATTCAATCGATCATGGATTGAAAATACTGGAATTAGTCCGGACAGGTTCACATTCCGACCTGTTTTAG
- a CDS encoding beta-N-acetylhexosaminidase codes for MKRTLLSLATAALLFTSTSCADKTCATADKELALIPVPQEMTVGSDCFTLTRRAAITLDTSNEELKGIARYFNEKIAPAAGFELPVEKHGKIEFKLTDDAALGDEGYHLKVKHGDILLTANKPAGIFYGVQTLLQMLPAEIKSTTEQPKDKKWTIPCVDIIDKPQFAWRGMMLDVSRHWFNKEEVMKFIDELAEYKMNVFHWHLTDDQGWRLEIKSLPKLTEVGAWRADRVGDWWGRERAQKGEETTYGGFYTQEDVKEVLAYAAQRFVRVIPEIDVPGHGVAALVAYPELACMKAPDAVNVGNKFYGEDENTLCIGKESTFEFMDKVLTEVAALFPDEYIHIGGDECFKGFWHKCPRCQARMKAENLKNEEELQSYFIHRMGDLLKSKGKKLVGWDEILEGGLAPDANVMSWRGMDGGIKSAKAGHHVIMTPTQHCYLDLYQGEPSVEPATYSMCRLTDSYSFNPVPEGVPAEMVLGGQGNIWGEAIPTFRHAEYMAWPRGWALAEVLWSGPAQTNWEKFWPRVERHFVRADQAGINYARSMYNAIVTPYLQDGVLQVELSSEIAGTDIYYTFDNTDPDCFTPKYSEPLSIPKTASRLRVITYLNGKPSGKLISLTIKELEKRAESDKRTGHGNLTVD; via the coding sequence ATGAAAAGAACACTGCTAAGTCTTGCTACAGCCGCTTTGTTGTTTACCTCTACGTCTTGTGCTGACAAGACCTGTGCGACAGCGGACAAAGAACTCGCCTTGATCCCCGTGCCACAGGAAATGACTGTCGGTTCGGATTGTTTCACACTGACCCGTAGAGCTGCAATCACGTTGGATACTTCTAACGAAGAGCTGAAAGGTATTGCCCGGTATTTTAATGAGAAGATTGCTCCGGCAGCCGGTTTTGAACTTCCTGTTGAGAAACACGGAAAGATCGAGTTCAAACTTACAGACGATGCTGCATTGGGTGATGAAGGATATCACCTGAAAGTGAAACATGGCGATATTCTCTTGACTGCCAATAAGCCTGCCGGTATTTTCTATGGCGTGCAAACATTGTTGCAGATGCTTCCGGCTGAGATCAAAAGTACGACTGAACAACCTAAAGATAAGAAATGGACGATTCCCTGCGTCGATATTATTGATAAACCTCAATTCGCCTGGCGTGGGATGATGCTGGACGTCAGCCGCCACTGGTTCAATAAAGAAGAAGTCATGAAGTTTATTGATGAACTGGCAGAGTACAAGATGAATGTTTTCCATTGGCACCTGACAGACGACCAGGGATGGCGCCTGGAAATAAAGTCATTGCCGAAACTGACGGAAGTAGGAGCCTGGCGTGCTGACCGTGTAGGCGACTGGTGGGGACGTGAACGTGCGCAAAAAGGAGAAGAAACAACTTACGGAGGCTTTTATACTCAGGAAGATGTGAAGGAAGTACTGGCTTATGCAGCCCAGCGTTTTGTTCGTGTTATTCCGGAAATAGACGTGCCTGGTCATGGGGTTGCCGCTTTGGTCGCCTATCCGGAGCTGGCTTGCATGAAAGCACCGGATGCAGTGAATGTAGGAAATAAATTTTATGGAGAAGATGAGAATACACTTTGTATCGGTAAAGAATCGACTTTCGAGTTTATGGATAAGGTGCTGACGGAAGTGGCGGCACTTTTCCCCGACGAATATATCCACATCGGCGGCGACGAATGCTTTAAAGGTTTCTGGCATAAATGTCCCCGTTGCCAGGCTCGTATGAAAGCGGAGAATCTGAAGAATGAAGAAGAATTGCAAAGTTACTTTATCCACCGGATGGGTGATCTGCTGAAATCGAAAGGAAAGAAACTGGTCGGCTGGGACGAGATACTGGAAGGCGGTCTGGCACCCGATGCCAATGTGATGAGCTGGCGTGGCATGGATGGTGGCATCAAATCGGCTAAAGCTGGTCATCATGTGATCATGACACCGACGCAACATTGTTACCTAGATTTGTATCAGGGAGAGCCTTCTGTAGAACCCGCCACTTATTCCATGTGCCGTCTGACGGATTCGTATAGCTTCAATCCGGTACCGGAAGGCGTTCCGGCTGAAATGGTTCTGGGCGGACAAGGCAACATCTGGGGAGAGGCGATTCCTACTTTCCGTCATGCAGAATATATGGCATGGCCGCGTGGCTGGGCTTTAGCGGAAGTGTTATGGAGCGGTCCGGCACAAACTAACTGGGAGAAATTCTGGCCGCGTGTCGAACGTCATTTCGTACGTGCCGATCAGGCAGGTATCAATTACGCCCGTAGTATGTATAATGCGATTGTCACCCCGTATCTGCAGGATGGCGTGTTGCAGGTGGAACTGAGCAGTGAGATTGCAGGAACCGATATTTACTATACATTCGATAATACGGATCCGGACTGTTTCACTCCGAAATATAGTGAGCCGTTGAGTATCCCGAAGACTGCCAGCAGATTGCGTGTTATCACCTATCTTAACGGTAAGCCGTCCGGCAAGCTGATCTCCCTGACTATAAAAGAGCTGGAGAAGCGTGCCGAGTCTGACAAAAGAACGGGACATGGTAATCTGACTGTTGACTAA